A genome region from Choloepus didactylus isolate mChoDid1 chromosome 14, mChoDid1.pri, whole genome shotgun sequence includes the following:
- the LOC119508887 gene encoding developmental pluripotency-associated protein 2-like, producing the protein MHANSENWNWLHYPEMVAEDESAVNNWGEKKNVFEEELEEEHVIITLVPIKEESQVGHQMEPSTSTAQVKPKKSRKKDKVHLPQMNEQFKACSKRKVPMLPLPTILPPINKVHRDTLRKWCQHCNLSTDGPKIDVYLRLQQHAYPEQKQDIPDTPEEAKLQLCSKKCKVMPKTAKDQKSCKRREREEMTNRVEVITSAQEAILASWTRIAARAAQPKTVNSCPIPTSVETFLLQASGVRWCVVHGRVLPADTQGWVRLQFHAGQAWVPDTPKRMISLFLLPACTFPSADVEDNMLCPECVKRNKKLMKRLILMGKEK; encoded by the exons ATGCATGCCAACTCTGAAAACTGGAATTGGTTGCACTATCCTGAGATGGTTGCTGAAGATGAGAGTGCTGTGAACAACTGGGGAG aaaaaaagaatgtcttTGAAGAGGAATTAGAGGAAGAACATGTGATAATCACATTAGTTCCAATAAAAGAGGAATCTCAAGTGGGTCATCAGATGGAACCAAGTACTTCAACTGCACAAGTTAAACCAAAGAAGTCTAGGAAAAAGGATAAAGTTCATCTTCCTCAAATGAATGAGCAATTCAAAGCTTGCTCAAAACGTAAAGTACCAATGCTTCCCTTGCCTACCATTTTGCCTCCTATTAATAAGGTACACCGGGACACTTTGCGGAAGTGGTGCCAACATTGTAATTTGAGTACCGACGGCCCGAAAATAGACGTTTATCTGAGGCTCCAGCAACATGCTTACCCTGAGCAAAAACAGGATATTCCTGACACACCAGAGGAGGCTAAGTTACAGTTATGTTCGAAGAAATGCAAGGTGATGCCCAAGACAGCAAAGGATCAAAAAAGttgtaagagaagggagagagaagaaatgactAATAGAGTTGAAGTGATAACTTCAGCTCAGGAAGCCATATTGGCATCATGGACAAGAATTGCTGCAAGAGCAGCTCAGCCTAAGACCGTGAATTCATGTCCCATTCCCACTTCTGTCGAAACCTTTTTGCTTCAAGCCTCTGGTGTCAGATGGTGTGTGGTCCATGGCCGAGTTCTCCCTGCAGACACCCAGGGCTGGGTTCGCCTGCAGTTCCATGCAGGGCAGGCCTGGGTACCTGACACTCCTAAGAGGatgatctctctctttctgttacCAGCCTGCACTTTCCCATCTGCAGACGTAGAAGATAATATGTTGTGCCCTGAATGTGTGAAGAGGAATAAGAAGTTAATGAAAAGATTAATTCTAATGGGGAAGGAGAAGTGA